Within the Zea mays cultivar B73 chromosome 10, Zm-B73-REFERENCE-NAM-5.0, whole genome shotgun sequence genome, the region TTGACCCGGCCCGGGCCTTGGGAGGCCTCGGCGCGGACTCCACGTCCTTGGGAGAGGGAGCTCTCGGCGCCAACTTCTTCTTCTGGGTGCTCTCCTTCCGCTCCATCTCCTCGTCCATTTCGATCTGCTCCGTCCTGCACTCCTCGGTACAGAACGGGATGTCACCCCTGCACAAGAGATACAATACAAGGACACCCATAAGATTAGCAGGCCCGGGTGGGATACTGGGATGCCATGAAAGCTCCAAGCAGTAGTGTAAAAGAATAGATGTCTATGTCATTGGATGCCTGGACACCACTATTTTTTAAAGAGGAAAATGTTCACCACTTGTACTCGTGCAGCAAAACCATTTAAAAAGGTTATGCATGGATGAAATTAAAAAAGGGGGGACACGAAACTCTTGGAACTGAACCTGCCCACAAATTCATGGATCTGACGGTACCAAACGTGTCATTGAAAAATACCAGTACTATATTTTACTTATGCAGTTATGCCTTACCGTCTCACAAGCTCAGCTCCGGTGCTTAGCAGCGAAGCACTTTTTTCGATTGCCAACTTCCATACATAAAGAACAAACGGCAGAGCGTGCTCCGTGGTAAAGTGGTAAGAGCTCACGGCATGATCATATATAAACGTACCAATTTCATTTAGGGCCCCAAGAATTTAATTGGTTCACGCGCAAAAGCAGCCCGAAGTCCCGAACGAACACAATGATGACAAAACCTTCGCACCAACACCACATCGGAAAAGAGCCCTCACCAGTTTTTTCAGGCTACTACTTCTTTTTAAGTCGGGACTAGACGCTTAAACTAAACCGCAGGACTGGAGAAAAATGAAATTCTGGGAAATACGTCCGACTCCCACTTTATTACTTTTCCGGCAGTCAAATTTCCTGTTCTTGCAAGGAAAAATACCCCTTCCAAAGACGTCGGAAACGTCCATACCACGGGACCCGCTGCagatttttttttttaaaaaaaatacatTCCTCCCAAGAAACGTAAAGCAAAACGAGCGGAGGAAGAGGGGCGAACCTGTACATGAAGATGTCGCGGTTGCTGGGGAGGGGCTTCCGGCAGAGGAAGCAGGCGTCCAAAAAGTGGCCCTGCGGCAGGCCTCCCGCTCTCGCCCCCGCgcgtcctccacctcctcctcttcctcccGACGCAGCCACCAGCTCGTCCTCCACGCCGGAGCTGACGAGCCGGGTCCACGCAGCCGCCGACGCGCCGCCCCCGCCGAGAGCGAACGGGCTGTCCCGACCGCCCCCGCTCCCGCTccggccccctccccctcctctgccGGAACTACCCGCGCCGCCGAGGCCCACGTCCATCGGCGGCGGTAAAGAGGAGCCTTCCCCTGGGATCCACCTCGTCGGTGCGATCGGGTTCGGGCCGGTTGGGTGGCTCGCGTGTTCGTGTCCCGCGGCGGTGCgagggggagggagggagggagggagagatggACGGTGCGTTGTATTTGTATCGGTGTGTTTAAAGGGGGGAGGAGACAGGAGGTGGACTGGTGGAGGTGGTTTTATGAATGAGTTGAGCGTAGGTAGAGGGATTTGAGTGGTGGGTCCACGACCGGGGGCCCGATGCGGGGCTCGCGTGGCGGTGTGTTGGTTAGTGGGATGATCTGTTGCCTTGCGGGACCACCTCGGCACGGCTCGACGACCAGAGGAGTTCTGTTTTTCTCGAGCGTTCTTTTTCGCCTGCGGACTGGGCCCGGCCGCTCGGGCGTTTCGACGTTTGTGCTAACTGTCAGGGGAGACCTCTGGATACGAACTGAAAGCACAAATGATTAAggagtgtttggtttctagagacTAATATTTAGgacctgtttgtttcagcttatagattatataatctggattataatctaaattatataatctagattataatctagacatATTATAATCTATATGTAGTTGTTTGTTAGTTTAGATTATATAAATGTAGATTATTCATAAAGACAACAATACACTTGTTTGTTTATCTAAGGTGAGAAAAGAAGGATgacatatattgtaatttctatttacataaccatggGTAGTGGACCTTTTGCCAAAATAATCTTAAATAAGCTACTTttgaggagattatgagattatcataatctaggcACTAATGTTTAGTCTCTAGAAGGGGCCTAGAAGCGGGCAAGCGGCAAATGGCATTTAATCTGCGTATGGCATGGCAATTGGCACGTCCACGCGGTCGGTGGGCTGCGAGCCAGCCAGTGTACGACCAGCTCACGGCGAACGCGCGCCGGACCACCGACTCGCTCGCCAAGCTACAGCTCTGGCTCGGCAGGCAGTCACCGGTCCGCAGCGCGCAAGAGCGAGGCCACATCAACCTGCACCGCGCCTGATGAATGCAGGTATGGTGTGGACTGGTGGTGGAGCCATCcagtagccgccgccgccgccgccctagtGTAGCGTCTAGAAGACCGATCCATCCCAGTACAATCTGGGCAGTTTGACTCCTCCCCGGTCAACCGACGATCCTGGCCCGCGCGCGGCGCCCTCACCATTCCGGCATTCACCAACCAACTGTGTGCTGCCGGCTGCCGCTAGCGAGCTTCGTTCGGTCCAAGCACGTACATGCAGTCCAAAAGTCTGAAGCCCTCTTTGACGATGCTCGTCTTTTTCCGGCGGAGTAGGGCTCCTGTTTCACATCTCGTGGACCGGATGATGAGAATTCTGTAGACGCGGGATGGGCCAGCCAAGCTAGCAAGTAGCAGCTAAGCAGCAGCTCGCGCGAGCCAGGGTTCTATATGCTCGCCGCCGCTGGAGCTCGACCCGCGAAAGCGACGGGACGCATAAGAAGAATCCCCGATGCGCGCGGGTTTGTTTCAGCCATTTCTTCCGCCACTAAACCACGGTTTGGTTGGCCGCTGACAATGACAGATGTGCATGTGCTGCACTCTAAGCCAAGTTACCTCGTCGGGTTAACTGGGACTGATGTCTGATGGCGTCGGCGGCAGTACTACTGATTCCGACTGACACCGAAACCATTTGATACGCCACTCAAATGACGAGGTGTTCATCACGCCACTCTCTTCTCGCAGCCTCGCTACACGCAGTaactttcttttttttttttttttttgacaaAACTGACGGTGGCACTACCACAGTACCACGGCACTACAGTGCTGTGATGTTGTGTGTCTGTGCGTCCGCGCTGTGAAACGCGTTGTCCTGTCCCGATTGTGACGACCGGGGAGGGAAAAAAATGTGGCGCGACGGTTGGAATTAGGCGGTGCGCGGTGGTATTAGAAATATGATCATAAGATTACATAAATAGTACCCTAATCGGATTTAGGTCATTTTGAAGGttttagagctaatagttagctgatAAAATTAGTTAAAGATATATAAACAGTCAAGCTAATAGTTTAGTTGTTAATTATTTTTAGCAAATTAATAAATAGTTAGATAACTGATTTTAAGTCAAGGCGAGAAGCTATGATGTCAAATAtgtagcaagctgaataatcaaaCAGGCAGTAATTGCTAGCGTCGATACGAGAAAGGATACCAATTAGCAGGTGTAACAATGCCTTCGTATAGAGTGGATACAAAATGGTATACAGATACAAGAGCAACTGATCATCTTACAAGAGAGTCAGAGAAGTTCACTTGACATAATAGATACAAGGTCATGATGCAAACGAAAAATAGGTGTCCATACAAACGAAAAATAGGTTGGTAGTACTTTGTTTTATTCCCGTATCATATCTCACTAATGTCATCGATGTTTTTAGCTTAAGGAAAAATCTTTGTTTAGTCTATAAATTTGTTTTATATAATAACGTAATCTTTGGATACCATCATTGGATTCCTCTACTGTTGACCAAGCCAAAAAAATTACATGATTTTTATAGGAAAGTGTGAAGGGGTCTCCATCGACCACTATGACAGCACCGGTTAAATCGTGAAGGAGAAAATAGTCAGGTGAATACTTCTCAATTCACCCGTCGCTTTCACTATATTCACATGACCGATGACTCCGAGTACTGTACTAGTGTTCTTCCGAATCGCGGAAGAAACGGCCAGGCTTGTCCTTGGTTTTTGCTTGGACCTTGGAGCATGGTTTCTTTTCTCATCGGTGGCCTGTTTTCCGTGGACTGTAAGAACTGAAGGAAGCGGCAGGGAATACATACGTCGTGCTCAAAGAAAGGCATGCAAGGTTCCCTGGCTCCCCGGGCGGTCATGCCTGGCCGTCTGTGGAGGTGTTGCTGTATCTCAGTCTCAGGCAGCGTCACATGTCGATGTTGCCAAGGTTAAACGGTATGCCGTCAGAATCGCAATGTAACATGCCCAAGAAAATGGTCGGAGAACTCGAatccattcatccatccatcTATCTATCTATCAACTCTATCAGCCGTCCTGACATCACCGTTGTTCTCGACTGATTTTAATTTTATTACACAAATACAAAGGACATGCAGGCTCACCGTTTTGTGGCAAACTGGCAACAAAAGATCGAAAATTCCTACTGTATTTGGTGAGCACCTTGCATGCCAGCGCTTCTTCGTTCATCAGCCAGTGTGTCTTGACAAGCAGAGTGGTTCcagttagggcttgttcggttattcctataatacatggattggatgggattggaaaaaatttagaagaactttgacttgcttgggatttaaacccacccaatcccactcaatccacatggattgagagctaaccgaacaagtcctTAGGTGGACATATTCCACATCTTCTCGGCTAGTACTAGCCTCTAGGGTCACGGGCTTTTTTGGTTGCTGAATGAAATGTTTTGGATTCGCAGCTCAGACAAGGTGGCGTTGCTGGCGCCGCTAGATTTGTTCGGATTCGGAGCAAGCGTATGGAGCGATCTTAGCGTCGCCGTAAGCACTTTTTTGCCGCCCCTCGTGCTTGGGCCTGCACGGCTCAATTAATCCTAATCTGTTTAATtttttaatttagtaagatatcgactttatattgttgttatatttAGGATTTATATGATCAAATGATGTTaaaattgtttaatatctttaatttagtaagctatgaactttatatggctgtaatattttgattttatatAGTCAAATATATGGGTCGGGCTTGATCCGGCACGGCCCAAAGAAGGCACGACGTGGTTTAGGGCCGGATTGGGCCACTGTTTTTATACTTCGGGCTGGCACGGCACGACCAAAAAATCTTTAGGCTTTGCTGGGCCGAACCCGTTTGGCACGAAGCACGATGGGCTTGAACCGGACTGGCCCAGCCCGACCCAATTCCCAACACTATTATGGACGCTAGAGGCATTTCCATGACATGAACAAGTTTTGTCACCTTCCACAtgaatagtatatatatatatatatatatatcatatttTGGTAAAAATACTCTACAATAATAAAAAAAAACACATCTATAAAAAGAGTTTGGTTCGATGCTAGCATGATATTTCCAAGTCATGCGTCTAGAGGGTCAATAGCACTATGTCGAGACTAGATCTCATAGCCCCATGAGTCAATCGATCGGGAGCCTTAGAGAGAAACCCCTCACACTCTTTAAGATGTCTTCAGAATAAAGGTCTCTTTTTATCTATGGTACTAAAGTTTAGCATTGTACTATCAACTAAAACTTTAGCGCTTGAAGATCCAAACATGCTCTAAGATGGTATCAACGGCATGACCTCGTCAACACTTGCGTCCCCCACCTGATCACATGTGTTGTCGAGCGATTACGATGATACTTTTGTCCATCGTATTTGTTCTAGGAGACGATTTTGCGATCAAAAGATGTCACTCTAGCCATGTCTCAAGCCGTGGGTGTACCCGAAAGCATTATATAGTACGTGCAGCTTTACCAACTAGCGTACTCAGTGGCGTGAGAACCCATTTGTGCTAATCTGGCATGTAACACTCGTTGTTGAAGCATATCGAAGTCATGCTCCACATATGGTACAACAAATACGATAAGATATGAGTAATTGAACCTCAGTTAGTGCCATGTAGAGATGTGACTCTATCCGTACTAGACCTATAAAAAAGAGGCGTAAAGCAATATAGAAAATGCTTTGCTTAGCTTGGTCATGAGTTTTTTTTTGGCTTGGCTTATCAAAGGCTTTTAGGGCAACTAGAGCTCTCTCCTAACTTAGTAGCTGAGATATCATCTCAGTGTGTAATCTCTACCTACAATTACATCTAAACATCCACCACATAGAGAGTATAGGCTGTTAAACTCAGGCAGTCCGAACCTCTCTACATGGTGTATATGTTTACAACCATGTCTATCGAGCGGTCCCATACACAACCATCTCTCTATATATCTCTGATTTTATTTGGTATCCTGTCCCTGCATGTGTCGTGTTGTTTAGGAATTAATATAATTGACGACTCTTCTACCTAGTTTGTTTTAAAAAGGAAAAAAGAATCAGCATATAGCATTTGTCCCATACCTGCGCGTTCCTCTTCGGGCCAGCGTACCGCAAGACAGCGATGCAAGAGTGCTCTCACTTAAAATAACGTCATGGCGGCCTCATGGGAATTGGACAGTCCTCCTCGAATAAATAAAACATCCAAGAAAGAGAAGGGTAAATATTAGCTGAAAACCGCAGCACAACGCTGTAGTAACATGAAAAACTATTCGCGTCTATGAGCCATtggcaattttgccattatcatttgtgggcttcgccagtatgccatcagacccacaaatcatagacacagacggtcccaccagtcatagacacgggatgacataataacaggcagccaaatttgagagtggcaaaacAACAAATTTCTCTCGCGTCTATATACATACCTTGTACGCATCGAAATAAAGAGAAGGTAACGGTTTCTCCTTTTATTTTTCAGCCTTCGTTCTGTGATTGCaaaatgaaaagaaaaaaaaggtctTGGCGGTTTAGTAGTTGACTAACTAGCCAAAGCTAAGTGCCTTTGGATGGCAAGCTCAGCAAAGCCGCTGGAGGTGCCTTGATACACGCCAAAGTTTTGATTCACCCTAGACCAAGCTTTGTTTTTTTAACAagcaaaaaagaaagaaagaaagaaagaaagaaagacacCCGACCTAGAGCAAAAGTTGCtataggccctgtttggcacagcttatttttagcttcttcacaaatttaagcagaagttctACCAAACAGttagcttctgcagcagcttatcagtttcagctgcttctcaaaatacactaaaagcagccaacaagcagaagctgcttttcaccagcttatcagataagctgctttttcaacaagcagcagctgtgccaaacaggaccATAGCATTGTCCTGCAGCAGGCCGCAGAAGTCCAGAAGAGAAGGGCAGATTCATTTGACCCACCTCGAGCGAAGTTGCTAGTGGGCTGGGCCAAGCGTCGAGCCCATGCAGAAAGTTGCGTCGTGAAGGCTCACGGTTTTCGTCTGCGGCACCTGCACTGCCAAGCCTGCTTACCTTTTACAGTATCACTGCACAGGCCAATAATGAAGTCGGGGAGACGGGGACAGTAGTCATCTAACATGCTTGCTTGGCACAAGAGCATCCGTGGTGAGGTACTAAGGTCACGGCCCTGTGGTTAACCACCCGTACATTCAGCAGCATAGATTACTCAGTATAATACTCTCCATTAGACTAGTAGCTAGACCATATGTCCATAtgtagtactccctccgtttctttttattagtcgctggatagtgcaattttgcactatccagcgactaataaaaagaaacggagggagtataagtATTACTGAAGAGTGTGAGAGAGAACACAAGTGTTTGGCGAGTTCGCCATCATCATGCTCCGGCCACGAAACCGCGGTACCCAACAAAAGTGCGACAAACAATTGGTGACGGGCGTCTCGGTGACATTGTGGTCACGCCCACACACGACTTTGGCAGGGTGCACGCGGCACTAATCAACCCATCTGCTAGCTATAGGCCCTAATAAAGTAATAATCAAGTGCAAAAAATAAAGGAAGCATAGCCCTTGCGACTAAACTAGCTAGTTGCCCCCAGTCGTCCTAGCTAGCGGCCATGGGAGAGGGAGAGCGAGCTGGTCTCCTGGATTCCAGCCGGCCGGCCCGGGGTTCACGCACGCCCGTGCACGGAAAGGACCCACACAGCCACAGGTTGATGAGTTGATGATCTTCCATGGCACGGCTCGGCTTTGGAGCTTGAGCTCCGAGTCAGAGAGGTCTGGCTTCTCCAACCAGTGTTGGACGACAGCTCGCCCCAGCAGAGTTCAAGAAATCTGTGGCGGTTAAAAAAATCCCTGCTGTGCTACACATGGAGGGAAGGAGAATCATAGATGCGATCAAGCTAGTAGTGGAGGTGCACTGCCTGACTCACGAGAATATTCAGCTATATATTATCCTATATATGCACTTCCTTTTGGCTGTCGGGCGTGCCTGCCAGGGCAAGATCCCGAGAGATCAGGTAGAAAAATCTTGCTCACTGATCTTACTACCGCAGAGCAGGAGTACAATTCTAGGAGCGTTATATACTTATATATATGGGGTGTGAGCCGCATGGTCTATGGGGTGTGAGGGGGTCGGGGTAGCCGGGTCGAGGGGAGGGGGAATACAAGTGATCtaaataatattatttattaGATTTGTTTGAGTAAGAAAAGATAAGATTATCTATCAATTTAAATCGTCGATTTTAATAGTGTCTTCAGTCTGGATGTAATTGTTtggtggatttattagagaatatGGGTGTAGAGATATTAGTGGGGTGAGTTTTGCAAGTTTAAACTTGTGGATTATGTAGTGGTACGGATAAAATGCTATAATCTGGCCATTACTGGTGTGATGTCAGGTTTGTAAGCTTCCAGGAAGCAGGCCTCATGACGCTCAGCTTTGCTCTGTGATTTCTTTACTGCCTCCGTGCTCCT harbors:
- the LOC100273313 gene encoding uncharacterized protein LOC100273313; this translates as MDVGLGGAGSSGRGGGGGRSGSGGGRDSPFALGGGGASAAAWTRLVSSGVEDELVAASGGRGGGGGRAGARAGGLPQGHFLDACFLCRKPLPSNRDIFMYRGDIPFCTEECRTEQIEMDEEMERKESTQKKKLAPRAPSPKDVESAPRPPKARAGSILAG